The Amycolatopsis nigrescens CSC17Ta-90 genomic interval ACCGCGCTGGTCACCGCGGTGCTGGCCACCCAGGCCGGCTGGAACGTCTGGCTGGCCCTGCTCGCGTCGCTGGTCTTCGCACTGGCCGTCGGCGCGTTCAACGGCTGGCTGGTCATGCGCACCGGGCTGCCCAGCTTCATCGTCACCCTCGGCACCTTCCTCGCCCTGCAGGGCCTGAACCTGGGCGTGACCAAGCTGGTCACCGGCACCGTGCAGGTGTCCGGGATGCGCGGCACCGACGGCTACGCCTCCGCCGGCTTCGTGTTCGCGTCCACTGTGGACATCGGCGGCACCCCGTTCCAGATCTCCATCCTGTGGTGGATCGGGTTCGCCGCGGTGGCGGCCTGGTTGCTGGTGCGCACCAGGTTCGGCAACTGGATCTTCGCCGTTGGCGGCAGCAAGCTCAGCTCGCGCGCGGTCGGCGTGCCGGTGGTGCGCACCAAGATCCTGCTGTTCATGACCACCGCGCTGGCCGGCTGGCTGGTCGGCTCGATCAACATCCTGCGGTTCGCCAGCGTGCAGGCGAACCAGGGCATCGGGCTGGAGTTCCAGTACATCATCGCGGCGGTGATCGGCGGCTGCCTGCTCACCGGCGGTTTCGGCTCCGCGGTCGGCGCAGCGATCGGCGCGCTGATCTTCGGCATGGCCCGCCAGGGCATCGTGTTCGCCCGCTGGGACAACGACTGGTTCATGTTGTTCCTCGGCATCATGCTGCTGGCCGCGGTACTGGTGAACAACGCCTTCCGGCGGCGAGCGGAAAGGGTCCGGCGGTGAGTGATTCCAAGAAAACGCTGCTCGAAGTGCGCGGGGTCGGCAAGACCTACGGCAGCGTGCTCGCGCTGCGCGATGTGTCCGCGGTGGTCAACGCGGGCGAGGTCACCTGCGTGCTCGGCGACAACGGGGCCGGCAAGTCGACCCTGATCAAGATACTGGCCGGGGTGCACCAGCACGACGCCGGCGAGTTCGAGGTGGAGGGCGAGCCGGTCCGGTTCGCCTCGCCCCGGGATGCGCTGGACCGCGGGATCGCCACGGTGTACCAGGATCTCGCGGTGGTGCCGCTGATGAGCGTTTGGCGCAACTTCTTCCTCGGCTCGGAACCCACCGTCGGCTTCGGCCCGTTCCGGATGCTGGACCGGCGCAGGGGCAGGGAGACCACCAAGCGGGCGCTCGCCGAGATGGGCATCGACCTGCGGGACGTCGAGCAGCCGGTGGGCACGCTCTCCGGTGGTGAGCGGCAATGCGTGGCGATCGCCAGGGCGGTGCACTTCGGCGCCAAGGTGCTGATCCTGGACGAGCCGACCGCCGCACTCGGCGTCAAACAGGCCGGGGTGGTGCTCAGGTACGTGGCACAGGCGCGGGACCGCGGGCTCGGCGTCGTGCTGATCACGCACAACCCGCACCACGCCTTCCCGGTGGCCGACCGGTTCCTGCTGCTCAAGCGGGGCGCGCCGCTGGGGGCCTACGAGAAGTCCGAGATCGACATCGGCGAGCTGACCCGGCAGATGGCCGGCGGCGCCGAACTCGAGGCGCTGGAGCACGAGCTGAACACGGCGGCGGATTCCTGATGGCAGGGGAGGCACTCGAAGCGCTCACCGTCGGCAGGGTCGGGGTCGACCTCTACCCGGAGCAGAGCGGGGTGCCGCTGGCCGAGGTGCGCAGCTTCGCCAAGTCGCTCGGCGGCACCGCGACCAACGTCGCGGTCGCCGCCGCGCGGCTCGGCCGCCGCTCGGCGGTGCTGACGAAGGTCGGCCCGGACGGTTTCGGCGACTACGTCCGGCAGGCGCTGGCCGGCTTCGGGGTCTCCCCCGCGCACGTCTCGACCGCCGCGGACCTGCAGACGCCGGTGGTGTTCTGCGCGCTCGACCCGCCGGCCGACCCGCCGCTGCTGTTCTACCGCTCCCCCATCGCGCCGGACCTCACCCTCACCGACGCGGACGTGCCGTGGGACGTGGTGGCCGCGGTGCCGCTGCTCTGGGTCACCGGCACCGGGGTCTGCACCGAACCCGCGCGCGGCACCCAGCGCCGGATGCTGGCGCACCGCTCGCGGCGCGCGCACACCGTGCTGGACCTGGACTACCGGCCGATGTTCTGGCCGGACAAGGCGACCGCCCGCGCGGAGATCGGCTGGATGCTCGACCACGTCACGGTCGCGGTCGGCAACCGGGCCGAGGTGGAGGTGGCGGTGGGCACCGCGGACCCGGACGAGGCCGCGCGCCGGATGCTGGCCAGGGGCGTCTCGCTGGCGGTGATCAAGAAGGGCGCGGACGGGGTGCTGGTGGCGACGCCCGAGGGCTCGTGGACCGTGCCCCCGCGGCCGGTGGAGGTGGTCTGCGGGCTCGGTGCCGGGGACGGTTTCGGCGGCGCGCTGATCCACGGGCTGCTGTCGGGCTGGGACCCGGTCCGGATCGCCCGCCACGCCAACGCGGCCGGCGCGCTGGTCGCGTCCAGGCTGGCCTGCGCGGACGCGATGCCGACCGCCGAAGAGATCGAGGAGCTGCTGTGAAACTCACCACCGCGCAGGCGCTGGTCCGCTGGCTGCTCGCGCAGCGCTCGGAAACCCTTGCCGGGCAAGAGGTCCCGCTGTTCCCCGGGGTGTTCGCGATCTTCGGGCACGGCAACGTGCTCGGCCTCGGCAGCGCGCTCGAGGAGTACCGCGAGCTGCTGCCGGTGTGGCGCGGCCAGACCGAGCAGGGCATGGCGCTGGCCGCGGTCGGCTACGCGAAGGCCGCGCAGCGGCGCCAGGTCGGCGTGGTCACGTCCTCGATCGGGCCGGGCGCGCTGAACATGGTCACCGCGGCCGGGGTGGCGCACGCGAACCGGCTGCCGCTGCTGTTGCTGCCCGGTGACACCTTCACCAGCCGCGCGCCGGACCCGGTGCTCCAGCAGGTCGAGCACTTCGGCGATCCCGGTGCCACGGTGAACGACGCGTTCCGCGCGGTCAGCCGGTACTTCGACCGGATCACCAGGCCGGAGCAGCTGATCGCCACCCTCCCGCAGGTGGCAAGGGTGCTCACCGACCCGGCGGGCACCGGCCCGGTGACCCTCGCGCTGCCGCAGGACGTGCAGGTGGAGACGTTCGACTTCCCGGACGCGCTGTTCGAGCCGATGCCGCACCGGGTGCCGCGCCCGCGGGCCGACCCGCGCGAGCTGGCCGGGGCCGCCGAGGTGCTGCGGTCCGCGGCCAGGCCGCTGCTGGTGCTCGGCGGCGGCGCCCGCTACTCCGGCGCGGCCGGCCGCGCCCTGCGGTTCGCCGAGGAGCACGGCGTCCCGGTGACCGAGACGACCGCGGGCCGCACCCTGCTGCCGCACGAGCATCCGCTGCACGCCGGGCCGCTGGGCATCACCGGTTCGGCGTCGGCGAACGCACTGGCCGCGGCGGCCGACGTGGTGCTGGCCGTGGGCACCCGGCTGCAGGACTTCACCACCGCGTCCTGGACGGTCTTCTCCCCCGACGTCCGGCTGGTCACCCTGAACACCGCCCGGTTCGACGCGGTGAAGCACGGCGCGCTGGCCGTGGTGGGCGACGCGGACAGCGGGCTGGCCGAGCTTTCCGGGCTGCTGACCGGCTGGCGGGCCGGCGAGGACTGGTCGGGCCGGGCGGCGGCCGAGCGCGGCCGGTGGGACGCGCACATCGACTCGCTGCGCGCACCGGGCGAAGGGCTGCCCACCTACGCGCAGGTGGTCGGCGCGGTGAACGAGCTGTCGACCTCGGAGGACTACGTGCTGACCGCGTCCGGCGGCATGCCCGGCGAGCTGGTCGGCGGCTGGCGCGCCGCCGGACTGTCCACTATGGACGTAGAGTACGGGTTCTCCTGCATGGGCTACGAGCTGGCCGGCGCCTGGGGTGCGGCGATGGCGCGCACCGGCGGGATCGTCACCACGCTGCTCGGCGACGGCTCGTACCTGATGCTGAACTCCGAGCTGTTCTCCGCCGCCTTCGCCGGCCATCCGTTCGTGGCGGTGGTCTGCGACAACGACGGCTACGCGGTGATCGCACGCCTGCAGGAGGGCCAGGGCGGCAAGGCGTTCAACAACCTGTACCCGGACTGCCGGAGCGAGCACGAGACCCCGCCGCGGGTCGACTTCGCCGCGCACGCGGCGGCGCTCGGCTGCGCGGTCTTCCCGGCCGAGGGCCTCGACGGACTCCGCTCGGCCTACCGCCGGGCCCGGGAGGCCGCGGTGGCGCAGCGCCGTCCGGCCGTGGTGACCATCCGCACCGACCCGCGCTCCTGGACCGAGGCCGGTGCCTGGTGGGAGGTCGGCGTACCCGAGCACGTCTCCGGCCGGGCCGAGTACGAGCAGGTAAAACCCACCCAGCTGCGCTACTCCCGCTCGTGAGTGAAAAGTGTTGTTCCAGCAACACTTTTCACTCACGACCGGCGAATCGCTCGGTCAGGTGATGGCGGGTGAGGCGGCGCTGGGCACCAGCAGTCTCGGGGTGCCCGAGCCGTCCGCCGGCACGGACCAGACGTCCGAGCCACCGCCGGCGCCGGGCAGCGCGTACAGCAGCGTGCCGTCGTCCTGCCACAGGGCCTGGTCGTCCACGCTCCGCTGCTCGGCCAGCGGCGTCTCCGCCATCGTCGCCAGGTCGAGCACGAAAAGCCGCCACGGCGCCGCCGCATCGGCAACGCGTTTCTTGAAGGCCAGCCGCTGCCCGTCCGGGGAAAGCGCTGGGCATTCCACGTTCTCCCGCAGCACCCGTCCGCCGTACCGGCGGTAGCCCGCCTCGACCAGGTGGGTGCGGCCCCTGCTGGCCATGGTGGCGTAGAACCGGTCACCGTCGGCCGCGAAGGTGATGCCCCAGTAGTTGACGTCCGCGGCGAAGTAGCGCTTTCCGTTCAGCAGCAAGGGAAGTTCCTCGATCGTCTTGACCAGCCGCCCGGTGTTCACCTCGAGAATGCCCGCGCGCGTGGAGAATCCCGTCTCGGCGTAGGAGTCACCGGTGACGAACAACGTCCAGAACGCGAACCTGCCGTCCGGCGACAGCCTGGCGCGGCTCGGCGTGCCGGGCAGTTCGAGCCGGTGCCGGACGTTGAGCGCGCGGTCGAGCACCAGCACGTCGGTGCTCGGCGGCAGCGCGCCGGGCCGGGCGGCCAGGCAGAGCGCGGTGCCGTCCCCGGACGCCGCGAACCGGTCGCAGCGCAGGTCCGCGGTCTGCCGGACCGCGCCGGGCTGTCCGAGCGGGACGGTCGCCAGCCTGCCGAAGTCCGGGCCGGCGGCGGTGTTGCGGAACAGCAGGCGGCCCGGCTCCACGGTGACCCGCTGGCCCGGCAGCACCGGGACCGCGTTCGTGCCGGCCTGGTCCTTCCCCTGTCCCCTGGCGTACAAGGTGTAGCCCACCGCCGCGCCGATCAGCACGAGCGTGCCGAACAGCGCGGCCAGCAACCTGATCCGGTGGTTCATGCCGGTACTCGCAGCGGCCGGAGGATCGCGGCGGCCAGCACCACCAGGCCGAGGGCGCACGCCGTGACCAGCACCGCCACCCGCAGGTCCCAGGCTGTCCACAGTGCGCCGAACAGGACCGAGGACAGCAACCTGGCGCCGGCCTGCCCGGTCTGCAGCAGCGCCAGCCCGCTGCCCCGCAGGTCCGCCGGCAGCAGCGGGCCCGCCGCCGCCATCAGCACCCCGTCGGTGGCCGCGTAGAACACGCCGTGCAGCACCAACGCGATCGCGGCCATGGCGAACCCGTCCACCGGCCCGAGCACGGCGAGCAGCGCGAGGATCAGCGCGACGTGCCCGCCGAGGAACACCCGCCACCGACCCACCCGGTCGGCCAGCCTGCCCACCGGCACCGCCAGCACCAGGAACACCCCGGCGGTTCCCAGTGGCAGCAAGGGAAAGTAGACCGCCGCGAGGTCCCAGCGCCGTTGCAGCAGCAGGTAGAGGAACGAGTCGCTGACGGTGACCAGGCCGAGCAGCGCGGCCCAGCCGCAGCTCCGGCGGAACGACGATCCGCGCAGCAGCCCGGCCGCCGCGCGAACCGAGATCGCGGCGCGGTCCACTGGCGGCCGCCGGTCGCGGACGAGCAGCACCAGCAGCAGCACCCCGAGCGACGCGATGCAGAAGCTGGTGAAGAAGACCGCGTCGTAGCTGCCCAGCGCGGCCCACAGCACGAACATCGCGACCAGCGGACCGAGGAACGCGCCCACGGTGTCCATCGCCCGGTGCACCCCGAACGAACGACCGAGCGCGCCCGGTTCGCCGCTCAACGAGATCAGCGCGTCCCGTGGTGCCGTGCGCAGCCCCTTGCCGGTGCGGTCCACGGCGAGCACCGCCCCGATCGCCGCGCTGGACCCGCCCGCGGCCAGCAGCCCGAGCTTGCTCACCGCGGACAGCGCATACCCGAAGCCGGCCACCGCCTTCAGCCGCCGCCACCGGTCCGCCAGATGCCCGCCCGCCACCCGGACCAGCACGGTCACCCCGGAGTACAGCCCGTCCAGCATCCCGAACTGCAACGGGCTCAGCCCCAGCCCGAGCACCAGGTACAGCGGCAGCACCGCGGTCACCATCTCCGACGAGATGTCGGTGACCAGGCTGACCGCGCCCAGCGCCAGCACGTTGGCCGGCACCGCGCGCCGCGCCCCGCCGGTACTGCCCGTGCCCCCGATCGCCTGGTGCGCCCGGCTGGTCGCGATGTACATGCCCGCCTCCCTCGTCAGTGGCAGCTGTAGGTCGGGCTGCTGTCGAGGGTTTTGCCGTCCAGGCCGAGCAACTGGGTGGCGAAGGTGGTGTCGGAGAGGTTCAGCTTGAGCACCCCGAACTCCGACAGCAGCTTCGCCGTCGCCGGGTGCGCGGCGTGCACGTCGTACAGCGTCATCCCGCCGGTGCCGCCGATGATCTGGGTCGGGCCGGCGGGATCCGGCTGCCCTTCGGCGTTCTGCGGCAGGAACCGCTCGTAGTGGTGGTCGTGCCCGTTGAGCACCAGGTCGACCTTGTTGTCCACCAAGGTCTGCCACAGCTCGTCCACGGTCGGGTTGTCCCCGTGGTCACCGGAGGAGTACCGCGGGTGGTGGTAGTACGCGGCCACACAGCCCTTGGTGTTCTTCGCCAGATCTTCCTTGAGCCAGGTGAGCTGCTCCGGCTCCATGGCGCCGGGGGCGAAGTCGTTGGAGTCCAGTGCGATGAAGTGCCAGTTGCCCTTTTCCCAGCTGTAGTACGTCTTCCCCGCGGGGGTGGCGATCGGGCCGAAGTAGTCCTTGTACCCGCCCAGCGGGGGATCGTCGTAGGTTTCGTGGTTGCCTGGCACGGGATGCGTGATGTCCTTGAACCGGCCCCAGGTGCTGTCGTAGTACTTCTCGAAGTCGGACAGGTGCGCGTCGTCGTACTGGTTGTCCCCCATGGTCAGCACGGCGGCCGGGTTCATCCCCTCGACCAGTTTCGCGGTCTTCGGATGCACGCAGCTGGAACTGGAGGCCAGGCACCGGTCGGCGATGTCGCCGGCGGCGGCCACCACGAAAGCGTTGCCACTGCCGGCCGTGGTCTTCAGCGTCACTTCGTCGCCGGGTGCCGAAACGTTCCCGGCGGCGTCCCTGGCGCGCACCGCGTAACGGTAGGCCGTGTCCGGCGAGAGACCGCTGTCGGTGAACGCCGTCGACGCGGCCGTGGCCACCACCGCACCGTCGCGCAGCACGTCGTAACCGGTGACGCCGACGTTGTCGGTGGCCGCGCTCCAGCCGAGCGCGGCACTGGTCGCGGTCACCGCGCCGGCCTTCAGCCCGGCCGGCGTGCTGGGCGCTACCGTGTCACCGCTGGCGTCCGAGGTGCCGAAGACCTCGACCTCCCAGAGCGAGTAGCCGTACTCGGTGGCACGCTCGGTGCCGACGAGCCGCGCGAAACGGCCGTGCGCGCCGAGGCCGGTCAGTTCGTCGGTGCCGCCGTCGCCCCCGGTGACCTCGCGCGCGGTGGACCAGTGGGTGCCGTCGTCGGAGACCTCCAGCCGGTACTTCGCGGCGTAGGCCGCTTCCCAGCTCAGCTTCACCCGGTGCACGGTGGACGGCCCGCCGAGATCGATCCGGATCCATTGCGGATCGGCGCTGACCGCACTGGCCCACCGGCTGCGGGGATCACCGTCCACGGCGAGGCCACCGGCGAACCCGCTGCCCTCCACAGTGGAGGTGGCCACCGGTTTTCCCTTGGACAGCAGCACATCGGCCGGCTGGGCGGTGGCGCTCGCGCTGATCATCGGAGGTAGTACCAGTATCGCGGCCACGGCGGGCGCGACCCGGCGGAGGCTGGCTGACTGCACGGCGTGCTCCTCTGCTTCCGGGCGAACTGGCGGCTGTTCGTTAAGAAACTTTATTAACGAGAAACTGTAACGAGTTGCCGTTTTCCGCGCAAGAACATCGCCCGGATGCCGTAGTGCTCAGTTCTGGAGCAGCCGCCTGACCTCGCGTACGGCGGCGCGGCCGGCCCGGTTGGCGCCGATGGTGCTCGCGGACGGGCCGTAGCCGACCAGGTGCAGCCGCGGTTCGGCGACCACCCTGGTGCCGTCCATCCTGATGCCGCCGCCCGGCTCGCGGATCCGCAGCGGCGCCAGGTGGTCGATCGCGGCGCGGAACCCGGTCGCCCACAGGATCACGTCGGCGCGCTGCGTGCTGCCGTCGGGCCAGACCACACCGTCGGGGGTGATCCGCTCGAACATCGGCCTGCGGTCCAGGATGCCGTCGCGTTGCGCGCGGACCACCTCGGGCGTGCGCGCCAGATCGGTCACGCTCACCACACTGGCCGGTGGCCTGCCGGCGCGCACCGCGCGATCCACCTTCGCCACCGCCTCCCGGCCCCAGTCCTCGTTGAACGGCTCCTCGCGGAACACCGGCGGACGGCGGGTGACCCAGGTGGTCTCCCCGGTGACCGCGGCGATCTCGAGCAGCAGCTGGACGGCCGAGGTCCCGCCGCCGACCACGATCACCCGCAGGTCCCGGAACTCCTCGGCCCCGGTGTAGTCCGCGGTGTGCAGCTGCCTGCCGGTGAAGGTCTCCTGACCGGGGTAGTGCGGCCAGAACGGCCGGTCCCAGGTCCCGGTCGCGTTGATCACCGCGCGGGCCGACCAGGTCTCCGCGGCGCTCGCCACCAGCAGCCGCTCGTCTGCACCGCGGCTGACCGAGAGCACGTCCACCGGCCGCCGCACGGGCAGGTCGAACTCGCGCTCGAAGGCGGCGAAGTACTCGGAGACCACCTCGGACGCCGGCCTGCGCACATCCGGCTCGCCGAGCGCCATCCCGGGCAGATCGTGCAGCCCGTGCACCTTGCCCAGCACCAGCGACGGCCAGCGGTACTGCCAGGCACCGCCGGCCCGCTTGCCGTGGTCCAGCAACACGAAGCCGCCGGGCAGCCCGGCGCGGCGCAGAAAGTAGGCGGCCGACAGCCCCGCCTGCCCGGCGCCTACCACCACCACGTCGGTCTCGTGATCCGCCTTCGTCTCCACACCGGCTTCAACGATCCCCGCCGCCGGGCACTTCCCTCCGCACCCACGACCCCCGTCACACCACCCAGGGTCAGCGGCGGCGGGCGCGGCGGAGGGCGAGCACCGCGAACACGGCGGCGGCCACGGCCAGCACCGGGGCCAGCCGCTTGAGCACCGAGTCGCCGGCGTAGTCGAACAGGTCGATCGGCTCGGCCTCCGGCTGCTCCGCCGGTTTCACGCTCTCCAGTTTGGGTTTCGGCGGTGCGACGGGCTCCGGCTCGATTTCCTCCTGCGCCTCGGCGGCCGGGGCGGCCAGCTTCTCGGACAGACAGGCCGCGAAGGAGTCGAGGAGCTTGCCGCCCACCTCGGAGATCAGCCCGCGGCCGAACTGCGCGGGACGGCCGGTGATGCTCAGGTCGGTGTCCACCTTGCCCGTGGTCGAACCGCCCTCTTCGGTCAGCGTGAGGGTGACCGTGGCGGCCGCCGTGCCGGCGCCCCTGGCGTCCTTGCCGGCGGCCTTGACGACCACCTTGCGTGCCGCCTCGTCCTTCGTCACGAACTCGGCAGATCCCTTGTACAGCAGCGAGATCGGCCCGAGCTTGACCTTCACGGTGCCCTTGAAACTGTCGCCGTCGACCTCGGTCAGGGTGGCGCCGGGCATGCACGGTGCCACCCGCTCGGGGTCGAGTACCGCCCGCCACACCTCGTCCAGGGACGCCGGGACGGTGAACTCGTGCTCCAGCTTCACCGGCGCACACTCCTTTCTCTCACTGTCCGGAAACGCAGCGAAGGCCACCTTGCCTGCGTTGAACGCAGCGAAGGTGGCCTTCGCTGCAGGTGTCAGGCGCTGAGCGCGGCGGTGACGGCGCGGCCGGTGAGTACGCGGGCGAGGTGCTGCCGGTACTCGGTGTCCGCGTTGCCGTCCGCGGTCGGGCTGGTGCCCTCGGCGGCGTGCTCCGCGGCGGCGCGGATGGCGTCCGAACCGGCGGACTGACCGAGCAGCGCCTGCTCCACCGCGGTGGCCCGGACCGGGGTCGCGGCCATGTTCGTCAGCGCGACCCTGGCTTCGGCGATGGCGCCGCCGTCGGCCCGCACGGTCACCGCGACCGCCACCATCGACCATGCCTGTGCGACCCGGTTGAACTTCTCGTAGTGCGCCGACCAGCCGGTGTGCTTGGGCACCCGCACCTCGACCAGTATCTCGTCCGCAGCCAGCGAGGTGGTGAAGAAGTCCTGGAAGAACTCGGCCGCGGCCACCGTGCGACGGCCGCCAGGACCGGCCAGCACCATCTCGGCGTCCAGCGCCAGCGCCGGGGCGAGCAGGTCACCCGCCGGGTCGGCGTGCGCGATCGAACCGCCGAAGGTGCCCCGGTGCCGCACCTGGGGATCGGCCACCGTGTCGGTCGCCTTGCCCAGCAGCGCGGCGTGTTCGGCGACCAGCGCGTCCCGCTGCACCTCGTAGTGCGTGGTCATCGAGCCGATCACCAGCGCGTCGCCGTCTTCACGGATACCGCGCAGCTCGGCCACCTTGCCGAGGTCGACCAGGACGGTCGGCGCGGCCAGCCGCATCCGCAGCACCGGCAGCAGGCTCTGCCCGCCGGCCAGCACCTTGGCGTCCTCGCCGGCGTCGGCCAGCGCACGGACCGCTTCGTCCACTGTGGACGGAGCCGTGTAGTCGAAGGCGGCGGGGATCATCGGGCACCTCCAGCGGCGTCGATCGAACCGAGCCCGCCACCGGGTTCGGTACCTGCTCCGCCCTCCGCGGTGCTGCCGCGATGGATCGCGGACCACACCCGCATCGGGCTCAACGGCATCTCGATCTCGTTCACCCCGAGATGGCGCACCGCGTCGATCACCGAGTTGACCACCGCCGGGGTGGCCGCGATCGTGCCGGCCTCGCCGACTCCCTTGACGCCAAGCGGGTTCGTCGTGGACGGCGTCTCGGTGCGGTCGGTGACGAACGAGGGCAGGTCCGCCGCCGATGGCAGCAGGTAGTCGGCGAAGGTGCCCGTGGTCAGGGTGCCCGACTCGTCGTGCACCGCCTCCTCGAACAGGGCCTGCGCGATGCCCTGGGCGAGCCCGCCGTGCACCTGCCCCTCCACGATCAGCGGGTTGACCACCGCGCCGACGTCGTCGACGCAGACGTACTTGCGCAGCGCGACCCGACCGGTCTCGGTGTCCACCTCGGCCGCGCAGAGGTGCGTGCCGTGCGGGAAGGAGAAGTTCTCCGGGTCGTAGACGGCCTCCGAGTCCAGCGTGGGCTCCACCCCGTCCGGCAGGTCGTGCGCGGCGAACACGGC includes:
- a CDS encoding ABC transporter permease, which codes for MTATLDERLGSPKLTDRLVVRPEIGALLGALVVFAFFSVATEQFLSSSGVATWLDDASTLGIMAVAVALLMVGGEFDLSAGVMTASTALVTAVLATQAGWNVWLALLASLVFALAVGAFNGWLVMRTGLPSFIVTLGTFLALQGLNLGVTKLVTGTVQVSGMRGTDGYASAGFVFASTVDIGGTPFQISILWWIGFAAVAAWLLVRTRFGNWIFAVGGSKLSSRAVGVPVVRTKILLFMTTALAGWLVGSINILRFASVQANQGIGLEFQYIIAAVIGGCLLTGGFGSAVGAAIGALIFGMARQGIVFARWDNDWFMLFLGIMLLAAVLVNNAFRRRAERVRR
- a CDS encoding ATP-binding cassette domain-containing protein, coding for MSDSKKTLLEVRGVGKTYGSVLALRDVSAVVNAGEVTCVLGDNGAGKSTLIKILAGVHQHDAGEFEVEGEPVRFASPRDALDRGIATVYQDLAVVPLMSVWRNFFLGSEPTVGFGPFRMLDRRRGRETTKRALAEMGIDLRDVEQPVGTLSGGERQCVAIARAVHFGAKVLILDEPTAALGVKQAGVVLRYVAQARDRGLGVVLITHNPHHAFPVADRFLLLKRGAPLGAYEKSEIDIGELTRQMAGGAELEALEHELNTAADS
- the iolC gene encoding 5-dehydro-2-deoxygluconokinase — protein: MAGEALEALTVGRVGVDLYPEQSGVPLAEVRSFAKSLGGTATNVAVAAARLGRRSAVLTKVGPDGFGDYVRQALAGFGVSPAHVSTAADLQTPVVFCALDPPADPPLLFYRSPIAPDLTLTDADVPWDVVAAVPLLWVTGTGVCTEPARGTQRRMLAHRSRRAHTVLDLDYRPMFWPDKATARAEIGWMLDHVTVAVGNRAEVEVAVGTADPDEAARRMLARGVSLAVIKKGADGVLVATPEGSWTVPPRPVEVVCGLGAGDGFGGALIHGLLSGWDPVRIARHANAAGALVASRLACADAMPTAEEIEELL
- the iolD gene encoding 3D-(3,5/4)-trihydroxycyclohexane-1,2-dione acylhydrolase (decyclizing), with translation MKLTTAQALVRWLLAQRSETLAGQEVPLFPGVFAIFGHGNVLGLGSALEEYRELLPVWRGQTEQGMALAAVGYAKAAQRRQVGVVTSSIGPGALNMVTAAGVAHANRLPLLLLPGDTFTSRAPDPVLQQVEHFGDPGATVNDAFRAVSRYFDRITRPEQLIATLPQVARVLTDPAGTGPVTLALPQDVQVETFDFPDALFEPMPHRVPRPRADPRELAGAAEVLRSAARPLLVLGGGARYSGAAGRALRFAEEHGVPVTETTAGRTLLPHEHPLHAGPLGITGSASANALAAAADVVLAVGTRLQDFTTASWTVFSPDVRLVTLNTARFDAVKHGALAVVGDADSGLAELSGLLTGWRAGEDWSGRAAAERGRWDAHIDSLRAPGEGLPTYAQVVGAVNELSTSEDYVLTASGGMPGELVGGWRAAGLSTMDVEYGFSCMGYELAGAWGAAMARTGGIVTTLLGDGSYLMLNSELFSAAFAGHPFVAVVCDNDGYAVIARLQEGQGGKAFNNLYPDCRSEHETPPRVDFAAHAAALGCAVFPAEGLDGLRSAYRRAREAAVAQRRPAVVTIRTDPRSWTEAGAWWEVGVPEHVSGRAEYEQVKPTQLRYSRS
- a CDS encoding PD40 domain-containing protein produces the protein MNHRIRLLAALFGTLVLIGAAVGYTLYARGQGKDQAGTNAVPVLPGQRVTVEPGRLLFRNTAAGPDFGRLATVPLGQPGAVRQTADLRCDRFAASGDGTALCLAARPGALPPSTDVLVLDRALNVRHRLELPGTPSRARLSPDGRFAFWTLFVTGDSYAETGFSTRAGILEVNTGRLVKTIEELPLLLNGKRYFAADVNYWGITFAADGDRFYATMASRGRTHLVEAGYRRYGGRVLRENVECPALSPDGQRLAFKKRVADAAAPWRLFVLDLATMAETPLAEQRSVDDQALWQDDGTLLYALPGAGGGSDVWSVPADGSGTPRLLVPSAASPAIT
- a CDS encoding MFS transporter; the encoded protein is MYIATSRAHQAIGGTGSTGGARRAVPANVLALGAVSLVTDISSEMVTAVLPLYLVLGLGLSPLQFGMLDGLYSGVTVLVRVAGGHLADRWRRLKAVAGFGYALSAVSKLGLLAAGGSSAAIGAVLAVDRTGKGLRTAPRDALISLSGEPGALGRSFGVHRAMDTVGAFLGPLVAMFVLWAALGSYDAVFFTSFCIASLGVLLLVLLVRDRRPPVDRAAISVRAAAGLLRGSSFRRSCGWAALLGLVTVSDSFLYLLLQRRWDLAAVYFPLLPLGTAGVFLVLAVPVGRLADRVGRWRVFLGGHVALILALLAVLGPVDGFAMAAIALVLHGVFYAATDGVLMAAAGPLLPADLRGSGLALLQTGQAGARLLSSVLFGALWTAWDLRVAVLVTACALGLVVLAAAILRPLRVPA
- a CDS encoding discoidin domain-containing protein; the protein is MISASATAQPADVLLSKGKPVATSTVEGSGFAGGLAVDGDPRSRWASAVSADPQWIRIDLGGPSTVHRVKLSWEAAYAAKYRLEVSDDGTHWSTAREVTGGDGGTDELTGLGAHGRFARLVGTERATEYGYSLWEVEVFGTSDASGDTVAPSTPAGLKAGAVTATSAALGWSAATDNVGVTGYDVLRDGAVVATAASTAFTDSGLSPDTAYRYAVRARDAAGNVSAPGDEVTLKTTAGSGNAFVVAAAGDIADRCLASSSSCVHPKTAKLVEGMNPAAVLTMGDNQYDDAHLSDFEKYYDSTWGRFKDITHPVPGNHETYDDPPLGGYKDYFGPIATPAGKTYYSWEKGNWHFIALDSNDFAPGAMEPEQLTWLKEDLAKNTKGCVAAYYHHPRYSSGDHGDNPTVDELWQTLVDNKVDLVLNGHDHHYERFLPQNAEGQPDPAGPTQIIGGTGGMTLYDVHAAHPATAKLLSEFGVLKLNLSDTTFATQLLGLDGKTLDSSPTYSCH
- a CDS encoding NAD(P)-binding domain-containing protein; the encoded protein is METKADHETDVVVVGAGQAGLSAAYFLRRAGLPGGFVLLDHGKRAGGAWQYRWPSLVLGKVHGLHDLPGMALGEPDVRRPASEVVSEYFAAFEREFDLPVRRPVDVLSVSRGADERLLVASAAETWSARAVINATGTWDRPFWPHYPGQETFTGRQLHTADYTGAEEFRDLRVIVVGGGTSAVQLLLEIAAVTGETTWVTRRPPVFREEPFNEDWGREAVAKVDRAVRAGRPPASVVSVTDLARTPEVVRAQRDGILDRRPMFERITPDGVVWPDGSTQRADVILWATGFRAAIDHLAPLRIREPGGGIRMDGTRVVAEPRLHLVGYGPSASTIGANRAGRAAVREVRRLLQN
- a CDS encoding SRPBCC family protein gives rise to the protein MKLEHEFTVPASLDEVWRAVLDPERVAPCMPGATLTEVDGDSFKGTVKVKLGPISLLYKGSAEFVTKDEAARKVVVKAAGKDARGAGTAAATVTLTLTEEGGSTTGKVDTDLSITGRPAQFGRGLISEVGGKLLDSFAACLSEKLAAPAAEAQEEIEPEPVAPPKPKLESVKPAEQPEAEPIDLFDYAGDSVLKRLAPVLAVAAAVFAVLALRRARRR
- a CDS encoding FAD binding domain-containing protein, translated to MIPAAFDYTAPSTVDEAVRALADAGEDAKVLAGGQSLLPVLRMRLAAPTVLVDLGKVAELRGIREDGDALVIGSMTTHYEVQRDALVAEHAALLGKATDTVADPQVRHRGTFGGSIAHADPAGDLLAPALALDAEMVLAGPGGRRTVAAAEFFQDFFTTSLAADEILVEVRVPKHTGWSAHYEKFNRVAQAWSMVAVAVTVRADGGAIAEARVALTNMAATPVRATAVEQALLGQSAGSDAIRAAAEHAAEGTSPTADGNADTEYRQHLARVLTGRAVTAALSA